The window AGCCTTCAGTAACTTACTTTTCATAGATTAACAGCCTCCCTTTCATGTAGTTATCTTATTAGACGCAGGAAACGGGAGGTTTGTTCCCTGATGGGGGACTGACCCCTTTTGGGAGGATCTGGAAAGCTGTCAGGTTTTTTGGTTCCGACCAAGTATAACCGTCATTTTTAAGCAGTCAGCCCATTCTTAAATAATTGAAGTGCCTAAAAATATTTTAAGCTTATATTCGCCATCTTCAAGCAGATAGGGATCATAAAGATGATCCAAATTCATTACATCCATTTTTAATTGGCACTCGCTGAAGACCTTCACCCATTCCGCATAAGTAAACAACCCTAGTGTGTGAGTCTCGTGGTGGATGTTTAACTCACCATTCTGGCGGATCAGGTAGATCATTGTGGCTTCATAGGTGCCGTCAGATAAGATAAAATTACTCTCGAATACAGTGATATGAATGTCATCTTTTTCACCGCTATAGGCAAAATTATTGTTTTTGAATTCTTCCTTGATATGGGCGACAACCAACAGAACCCCGTCAGGCTGTAAGTGTTTTTTCGCAGTCTTCAGGGTGGCCGTTAAGTCCTCAAAGGTACGCATATACATAACGGAATCTGGTATAGCAACTACATCGAATTTCTTGCCTAGTTCAACATTTCTCATGTCACCTTTTATATATACGATTTCCGAATTTGTCG of the Desulfitibacter alkalitolerans DSM 16504 genome contains:
- a CDS encoding class I SAM-dependent DNA methyltransferase; amino-acid sequence: MSWKAYNDLAWTEHILAAPETYKDEAMIYVKSLEGRVSGKKPTMLHLGCGAGGHDFHFKKYFSVTGVDLSDGMLSIASATNSEIVYIKGDMRNVELGKKFDVVAIPDSVMYMRTFEDLTATLKTAKKHLQPDGVLLVVAHIKEEFKNNNFAYSGEKDDIHITVFESNFILSDGTYEATMIYLIRQNGELNIHHETHTLGLFTYAEWVKVFSECQLKMDVMNLDHLYDPYLLEDGEYKLKIFLGTSII